The following proteins are co-located in the Psilocybe cubensis strain MGC-MH-2018 chromosome 5, whole genome shotgun sequence genome:
- a CDS encoding Lactose permease, with protein MAPGGLGAIVDYIHQGPWYKTRGILVLNIFLLVPLLTSVINGLDSSLVNGLQISPDWQDYFGNPRGKTLGLLNSAQFLGNLVGLPFSPYVSDTYGRRVALFLGSMIMCAGVGLQAAAWSIAAFIGARFIIGFGLSFCTNAAPLLLIELAYPTHRGRITAMFNSCWYLGSIISAWVCFGAFDHANGSQWSWRVPTLAQALGPLIQIFSIWAMPESPRWLVSKGMESKAAAVLARYHAPTNDVYDQLVVFEMAQIRHAIRIEEEISKSTSYWSLFSSPGNRKRMRIILGIAVFSQWSGNGLVSYYINLILEGVGIMKTETKSIVNGCLQVFNFGAAMGAAMLVDYAGRRPLFLISTSGMLITFCIWTVTNALYNTVGDVNAAKATIPLIFVFFFFYDLAYTPMLVAYTLEILPFKVRAKGFAIMNLAMMAAIAFNQFVNPWALSAISWWYYVVYCGWLVFELVFIFFFAVETKGRTLEETAALFDGEERPNDLAVMGDAAANPTGNRRHSIIVIHPQGQDSYRERQTKVEEQYEMNRRYLDSDTSSISSKDVLRKASG; from the exons ATGGCTCCTGGCGGCCTTGGGGCTATTGTTGACTATATTCATCAGGGGCCATGGTACAAAACTAGAG GCATCTTGGTCCTAAACATTTTCCTTCTTGTCCCTCTTTTGACGTCAGTGATTAATGGCCTTGACTCCTCGTTGGTGAATG GGCTCCAAATCTCTCCGGATTGGCAAGATTACTTTGGCAATCCAAGAGGAAAAACATTGG GGCTTCTTAACTCTGCCCAATTCTTAGGAAACCTTGTCGGCCTACCTTTCTCACCGTATGTGTCCGATACATATGGCCGTCGTGTAGCCTTGTTCTTGGGAAGTATGATTATGTGCGCAGGTGTCGGACTACAGGCCGCGGCTTGGAGTATCGCAGCGTTTATCGGTGCTCGATTCATCA ttgggtttgggctcTCATTTTGTACAAATGCCGCCCCTCTACTTCTCATCGAGCTCGCATACCCCACACAT CGTGGAAGAATAACTGCCATGTTCAACTCCTGCTGGTATCTCGGTAGCATTATCTCGGCATGG GTCTGTTTCGGCGCATTTGATCACGCCAACGGTAGCCAATGGTCCTGGCGTGTTCCTACTCTGGCTCAGGCTCTGGGCCCACTGATTCAGATTTTCTCTATCTGGGCTATGCCGGAGTCTCCTCGTTGGCTTGTTTCTAAGGGGATG GAATCCAAGGCTGCCGCTGTTCTAGCGAGGTATCACGCGCCCACCAACGATGTTTACGATCAACTGGTGGTATTCGAAATGGCTCAGATCCGGCACGCTATCCGTATAGAGGAAGAAATCAGCAAGTCTACATCCTACTGGTCTCTATTTTCGAGCCCCGGTAATAGGAAACGTATGCGTATCATCTTGGGTATTGCAGTATTTTCGCAATGGAG TGGAAACGGACTTGTGTCGTATTACATCAATCTCATTCTAGAAGGCGTTGGTATCATGAAGACGGAGACAAAATCTATTGTTAATGGATGCTTACAG GTCTTTAACTTTGGTGCAGCAATGGGTGCAGCAATGCTTGTGGATTACGCTGGTCGTCGACCATTATTCTTAATATCAACTTCTGGGATGCTCATAA CGTTTTGTATCTGGACTGTTACGAATGCATTATACAATACTGTAGGGGACGTGAATGCTGCAAAGGCTACTATTCCTTTGatatttgttttctttttcttctatgATCTCGCGTATACGCCCATGCTTGTTGCATATACTCTGGAGATTCTTCCTTTCAAGGTTCGAGCAAAAGGCTTTGCAATCATG AATTTGGCAATGATGGCTGCAATTGCCTTTAATCAATTTGTAAACCCGTGGGCACTTTCTGCGATAAGCTGGTGGTATTACGTCGTTTATTGCGGTTGGCTTGTTTTCGAACTAGtcttcatctttttcttcgctGTGGAAACTAAAG GGCGTACTCTGGAGGAAACTGCTGCTTTGTTCGACGGCGAAGAGCGACCAAACGATCTGGCTGTTATGGGTGACGCGGCTGCGAATCCGACTGGAAATCGCAGGCACAGCATAATTGTTATTCACCCACAGGGACAAGACTCTTATCGGGAGCGACAGACAAAAGTAGAAGAGCAGTATGAAATGAACAGGCGATACTTAGACTCTGATACCTCGAGTATATCCAGCAAAGATGTCCTACGCAAGGCTTCTGGTTAA
- a CDS encoding Lactose permease, translating into MAPTGNEGHWSVVDFLHRGYWWQNRGILLLNICLLTPLMTSVANGLDSSLVNGLQILPEWQSSFGFPKGRTLGVINSAQFLGNLTGLPFTPYLSDILGRRAALFIGSLIMCLGVGLQAAAWSVPMLIGARFTIGLGLSFCQNASPLLLIELAYPTHRGKLTSMFNSCWYIGSIISAWVCYGAYRHAGESEWSWRVPTLVQAICPVIQLVSIWFVPESPRWLVSKGLESKASKVLAKYHAHGSDERDPLVTFEMAQIRHAIRMEEDINKSTSYLSLFSTPGNRKRMRIILAIAVFSQWSGNGLVSYYIDIVLKGVGITDTETKSIINGSLQVFNFVIAMGAASLIDFAGRRPLFIISNSGMLITFCAWTITTALYNTMDNAAAAKATIPLIFLFYFFYDLAYTPMLVAYTLEILPFRVRAKGFAIMNLTIMATVAFNQFINPWALEAISWWYYIVYCGFLVFELGFILVFIVETKGRTLEETASLFDGDEQPADLVSMGGVAADMSMRLSQGVIVTQTEIQYRERAPELGRSEDKLYEHYEMKKRYRDSDMTTSSSDLHNSRAF; encoded by the exons ATGGCGCCGACGGGTAACGAAGGGCATTGGTCTGTCGTTGATTTCCTTCACAGAGGATACTGGTGGCAGAACCGAG GCATTCTTCTGCTAAACATATGCCTTTTGACCCCCCTCATGACATCAGTGGCCAATGGCCTTGATTCTTCTCTAGTAAATG GTCTTCAAATTTTACCGGAATGGCAGTCATCTTTTGGTTTTCCTAAAGGCCGAACGTTAG GTGTCATAAACTCCGCCCAATTTTTAGGAAATCTAACTGGACTACCATTTACACCATACCTCTCTGATATTCTTGGACGGCGCGCAGCACTGTTCATTGGCAGCCTGATCATGTGTCTGGGCGTAGGTTTACAGGCTGCGGCATGGAGTGTACCAATGCTAATTGGTGCACGTTTCACCA TTGGCTTGGGTCTCTCGTTTTGTCAAAATGCATCACCGCTACTGTTAATCGAACTCGCCTACCCAACACAT CGCGGAAAACTAACGTCCATGTTCAATTCATGTTGGTACATTGGAAGCATCATTTCTGCGTGG GTTTGCTATGGTGCATATCGGCATGCTGGCGAAAGCGAATGGTCGTGGCGAGTACCGACACTCGTGCAAGCCATTTGTCCGGTGATCCAGCTTGTCAGTATTTGGTTCGTTCCCGAATCACCACGATGGCTCGTTTCAAAAGGTCTGGAATCGAAAGCGTCAAAAGTCCTAGCGAAGTATCACGCACACGGTAGTGATGAGAGAGACCCTTTGGTTACCTTCGAAATGGCGCAAATACGCCATGCAATCCGTATGGAAGAGGATATTAACAAGAGCACGTCATATCTCTCCCTATTTTCCACTCCTGGCAACAGAAAACGTATGCGCATTATTCTGGCTATTGCTGTTTTTTCTCAGTGGAG TGGAAACGGTTTGGTGTCATACTATATTGACATAGTCCTCAAGGGTGTCGGAATCACAGACACTGAAACCAAGTCAATAATAAATGGGTCTCTCCAAGTGTTCAATTTTGTGATCGCCATGGGCGCCGCCTCGCTTATCGATTTTGCTGGTCGTCGCCCACTTTTTATCATCTCGAATTCAGGGATGCTTATTA CTTTCTGTGCCTGGACTATTACTACCGCTCTTTACAATACCATGGATAATGCTGCAGCAGCCAAAGCGACCATTCCACTCATTTTTCTATTCTACTTTTTCTACGACCTCGCCTACACACCCATGCTTGTCGCCTATACCCTTGAGATTTTGCCATTCCGCGTTCGTGCTAAAGGATTTGCAATCATG AATTTGACAATTATGGCCACCGTCGCCTTCAATCAATTTATCAACCCGTGGGCACTGGAGGCAATTTCATGGTGGTACTATATCGTCTATTGCGGATTCCTTGTCTTCGAACTCGGTTTCATCCTTGTCTTCATTGTGGAAACAAAAG GAAGAACATTAGAAGAAACAGCATCTCTGTTTGACGGGGATGAGCAACCAGCAGACCTCGTTTCTATGGGAGGCGTAGCCGCCGATATGTCGATGAGGCTTAGCCAGGGTGTAATTGTGACGCAGACTGAAATCCAGTACAGAGAAAGGGCTCCAGAGTTGGGACGGTCGGAGGACAAACTTTACGAACATTACGAAATGAAAAAGCGATACCGGGATTCTGACATGACGACGTCAAGTTCAGATCTCCACAACTCGCGCGCTTTCTGA
- a CDS encoding Alpha-amylase yields the protein MFAKIKSWLGLAPSSISSPLTYMRLGPEERLKSANPLMIQFFTWDCLHESLSWWKHFEAEIPHLAELGVTQVWLPPPNKAAEPKGRGYDAYDLWDLGEFEQKGTIKTRWGTREELLQACKVAKEHGIDILIDAVLNHKLGGDHVETFNAVPSQPENRLKDAGPVREIDGWTAFNYPGRGNKYSTMKWNREHFTGVDWDHKTKTKGIYRIVAPGHKGWSRNVDSELGNYDFLLGVDIDHRHPAVREDLENWGEWILKTTGASGFRLDAIKHVDRKFMLHWIQETRRRSGLKDMFVVSEYWSGNLKMIMPYIKAFKGETTFFDVPLHMNFNQASRERTRYDLRRILKDTVVQVEGQSLESWVGDNFKTQAYALILLRGYGLPCLFYGDLYPNKEGYNQNTSRNIYLLVEMRRKFAYGPTEDYLVEKNCIGFVRKGDENHHGCAVILSNKEDGADSFVHELRMNVGLRYAGKMFKSQMTQHGRVEIDAQGWGTFSCFANNVQVWSPLEETP from the exons ATGTTTGCCAAGATCAAGTCATGGCTCGGTCTCGCGCCTTCCTCGATTTCTTCGCCTCTGACCTACATGCGCCTGGGGCCAGAGGAGAGGCTCAAAAGCGCAAACCCGTTAATG ATCCAGTTTTTCACTTGGGATTGCTTGCACGAATCGCTGAGTTGGTGGAAGCACTTTGAGGCTGAGATACCTCACTTGGCAGAACTCGGCGTCACCCAAGTCTGGCTTCCACCACCGAATAAGGCAGCTGAACCA AAAGGGCGAGGGTACGACGCCTATGATTTG TGGGATTTGGGCGAATTCGAACAGAAAGGGACGATCAAAACACGATGGGGCACTCGCGAGGAGCTTCTTCAAGCGTGTAAAGTGGCCAAAGAACACGGGATTGATATCTTGATCGACGCCGTTCTGAAT CATAAATTGGGCGGCGATCATGTAGAAACGTTCAACGCTGTACCATCGCAGCCAGAAAACAGACTGAAAGACGCGGGCCCGGTTAGAGAAATAGAT GGGTGGACTGCCTTCAACTACCCGGGTAGGGGTAATAAA TATAGCACCATGAAGTGGAATAGGGAACATTTTACTG GCGTCGATTGGGACCACAAAACTAAAACGAAAGGGATATACCGTATAGTTGCACCAGGCCACAAGGGCTGGTCTAGAAACGTAGACTCCGAGCTTGGAAACTACGACTTCCTACTGGGAGTTGAT ATCGACCATCGCCATCCAGCCGTAAGGGAAGACCTGGAGAATTGGGGAGAATGGATTTTAAAA ACCACCGGTGCGAGTGGATTCAGACTTGACGCCATAAAACACGTCGACAGGAAGTTTATGCTACATTGG ATCCAGGAAACGCGTCGTCGATCCGGATTGAAAGACATGTTTGTTGTCT CCGAATACTGGTCTGGAAA CTTGAAAATGATAATGCCCTACATAAAAGCCTTTAAAGGCGAA ACGACCTTTTTCGATGTGCCTTTGCACATGAATTTCAATCAAGCGAGTCGCGAACGAACACGATACGATCTCAGGCGGATCCTCAAGGATACAGTTGTCCAG GTCGAGGGCCAAAGCTTAGAAAGTTGG GTGGGGGACAACTTCAAAACACAAGCATATGCCCTAATATTACTCCGAGGTTATGGTCTCCC GTGCCTGTTCTACGGTGACCTTTACCCAAATAAAGAAGGGTACAACCAGAACACGTCTCGGAATATCTACCTCTTGGTTGAGATGCGGCGAAAATTCGCTTACGGCCCCACTGAAGACTACCTAGTCGAGAAAAACTGCATCGGCTTCGTACGCAAAGGCGATGAGAACCATCACGGCTGCGCAGTTATCCTCAGCAACAAGGAGGATGG TGCTGACTCGTTCGTCCATGAACTTCGTATGAATGTCGGCCTT CGCTATGCTGGCAAAATGTTCAAGAGTCAAATGACACAACATGGACGAGTGGAAATCGACGCGCAAGGCTGGGGCACATTCTCGTGCTTTGCAAACAACGTTCAGGTTTGGAGTCCTCTCGAAGAAACCCCTTGA
- a CDS encoding MIOREX complex component 10: MASLRLSSTSIPRFGQSLTRAIFSPQWVSTRCYSAKKPAAASANPLSDGKAKPKSTTPLRRSASESLPIRSNPTPTRGTIQPVTTLATAERYILSRLRSHPDLPARSQALHESWWIPKWGEAGKEGEIFVFSNGNIVCWGLGETEAKTFVSDVIDRARGMEVSPLGEPETEELEFVVDPIEKTRLQGDLIILGQAEPLNEPELLPKVLPPMAFPEETLLARYAFSQALSRSTALSALEVSLDQYLSSMALLPHTLAQTGKPGMGRTQLIKKLGELMKFRQLLNLNRENFTEVPDFYWSEPELEAHFKSLSDALEVTSRTASFNDKITYAAEAQSMLRQLLTESSTHSMELIIIALIAVEVVIALIRDGPELWHMLVDPETEEKAKPAHV, from the exons ATGGCTTCTCTTAGGCTTTCTTCCACAAGTATTCCAAGATTTGGTCAAAGTTTGACCAGAGCTATTTTCTCTCCTCAATGGGTTTCTACACGATGCTATTCCGCGAAAAAGCCTGCTGCTGCGTCCGCGAATCCTTTGTCTGACGGTAAGGCTAAACCAAAGTCGACAACACCTCTACGCCGTTCAGCTTCCGAGTCGTTGCCTATTCGCTCAAATCCAACACCAACGAGGGGTACCATACAACCCGTCACGACTCTCGCCACTGCGGAACGATATATCCTCTCGCGTCTCCGTTCTCATCCCGACCTGCCTGCTCGGTCTCAGGCGCTGCACGAGTCTTGGTGGATTCCGAAATGGGGCGAAGCAGGGAAAGAAGGCGAGATCTTTGTATTTTCGAACGGCAATATTGTGTGTTGGGGACTTGGAGAGACGGAGGCGAAGACATTCGTCAGCGACGTGATTGACCGCGCTAGAGGCATGGAAGTCTCTCCCTTGGGAGAACCGGAAACTGAGGAATTGGAATTCGTGGTGGATCCTATCGA AAAAACGAGATTGCAGGGAGACTTGATTATCCTCGGCCAGGCTGAACCACTTAACGAGCCTGAATTGCTGCCCAAGGTTCTTCCTCCCATGGCATTCCCGGAGGAGACTCTTCTGGCCCGATACGCGTTCTCCCAGGCCCTTTCTCGTTCGACGGCGCTCTCAGCGCTGGAGGTGTCTCTGGACCAGTATCTGAGCTCTATGGCATTGCTTCCACATACTCTGGCGCAGACAGGCAAACCTGGCATGGGGCGCACACAGCTTATCAAGAAACTCGGCGAACTCATGAAGTTTAGGCAGCTTTTGAATCTTAACAGGGAGAACTTTACCGAAGTACCAGACTTTTATTGGTCGGAGCCCGAGTTGGAAG CTCACTTCAAGTCTTTGAGTGATGCGCTGGAAGTCACGTCGCGAACCGCATCCTTCAATGACAAGATTACTTATGCGGCTGAAGCTCAATCGATGCTTCGTCAATTGCTGACCGAG TCATCAACGCACTCGATGGAACTTATTATCATTGCTCTCATTGCTGTTGAAGTTGTCATT GCTTTAATCCGCGACGGGCCTGAACTATGGCATATGCTGGTCGACCCTGAAACcgaagaaaaagcaaaaccCGCCCACGTCTAG
- a CDS encoding putative assembly chaperone of rpl4 has product MGRTRPKKKGLSKPGDAPAKSSPPSTESLLEKAQALIVQCDYELAVRFIRRALEQDPKNAEAREMLGVSLLELGDLDAAKETFLSLIPPSPDAPSPSPPSAHLYLAQLSEDDPRGALKHYQAAIHILHAQLKGKERADDEASKKDESELRSNIVRALVGQVEIWMDPSYDLCDEPEAEQNCEDLLSAALKIDPGNPEALQTLASVRMSQERPDEAKAFLEQAWATMQDIDLDDPKLPPIPTRLALVKLFLELSLYTPALLVLHGIMSSDDQDVEAWYLEGWCFYLMAEQAQENGGKLEDLTWQELGRDSRDCLETCQVLHRNQEHPDKPLLEHVQELIAKLDELGITASPVDEGEEGEDGEGEWESDDGSVDGDGDVEMQ; this is encoded by the exons ATGGGACGAACAAgaccaaagaaaaagggcctTTCGAAGCCAGGCGACGCCCCAGCAAAATCTTCTCCCCCATCCACCGAATCTCTTCTTGAGAAGGCCCAGGCCTTGATCGTTCAATGCGATTATGAGCTCGCCGTGCGCTTTATTCGCCGGGCTTTAGAGCAAGATCCCAAAAATGCAGAGGCGAGGGAGATGCTAGGCGTCTCTCTGCTCGAACTGGGAGATCTAGACGCAGCAAAAGAG ACCTTCCTATCGTTAATACCCCCAAGTCCAGATGCCCCGTCTCCATCTCCCCCATCCGCACATCTGTATCTCGCTCAGCTGAGCGAAGACGACCCAAGAGGAGCCTTAAAACACTATCAAGCTGCTATCCATATCTTACATGCACAGctgaaaggaaaagagcgTGCAGATGATGAAGCATCCAAAAAAGACGAATCAGAACTGCGAAGTAACATCGTCCGAGCCCTTGTAGGCCAAGTGGAGATCTGGATGGACCCTTCGTATGATTTATG CGATGAACCTGAAGCTGAACAAAACTGTGAAGATCTACTGTCGGCTGCACTGAAAATCGATCCAGGGAATCCAGAAGCTTTGCAAACCTTGGCCTCCGTGCGTATGTCCCAGGAGCGACCCGACGAAGCCAAGGCATTTCTTGAGCAAGCCTGGGCGACAATGCAAGATATTGATCTTG ATGATCCCAAACTACCCCCAATTCCTACTCGCCTGGCTCTTGTAAAACTTTTCCTCGAGCTGTCCTTATACACACCAGCTTTACTAGTTCTCCATGGAATAATGTCCTCGGATGATCAAGATGTGGAGGCGTGGTACCTGGAAGGGTGGTGTTTCTACCTCATGGCCGAGCAAGCTCAGGAAAATGGTGGAAAACTGGAAGACCTAACATGGCAAGAATTGGGAAGGGATTCCAGGGATTGCCTCGAGACATGTCAAGTG CTGCACCGGAATCAAGAGCATCCTGATAAGCCGCTGTTGGAACATGTGCAGGAACTCATAGCTAAATTGGACGAGCTAGGTATCACAGCATCACCTGTGGATGAGGGCGAGGAGGGCGAAGATGGTGAGGGTGAGTGGGAGAGCGACGACGGGAGTGtggatggtgatggtgatgttgAGATGCAGTAG
- a CDS encoding Survival factor 1, with the protein MFSSIFSTAPPVDPTAPNFHSVSSSVPENELFGELEPKDTSLLCAGGFVTETQTFYVITEDGTVWYPTIQFTCKIANPSKGEKIWKSVNVNNFVTPPPGGYDKRSSKADEYSVLYKATADPEYPEGYTIRANLGNDLQISLEVTRPASIPGYKVGKGPEGGYSYFGVDPKKADGYVIHRFWPRFKATGHIIRSGQAESIQGSGMFVHAIQGMRPNLVASAWNFAHFQSEELGGVSAIQMEFTTTETYGKKGSGSGGVVVNVGSLVIGNKLATVTAETKWPGETSSGPVISRAHHLKPEHDPDTSYQKPSEIEYQWKAPSVVPDAPGIVEAKLHVDLGTNEKHQGLIEKVDILAEIPYVIKVAVNYVAGTKPYIYQWLNKTKLSITGPEALAPGLSSGVEVAGTLYNEATFIS; encoded by the exons ATGTTTTCTTCGATCTTTTC AACAGCACCCCCTGTCGATCCGACAGCCCCCAACTTCCACTCCGTCTCGTCTAGTGTACCCGAGAATGAGCTTTTTGGTGAACTTGAGCCCAAAGATACTTCGCTTTTGTGTGCAGGAGGCTTTGTGACGGAGACCCAGACCTTCTATGTCATCACCGAAGATGGCAC TGTATGGTATCCAACCATCCAATTCACATGCAAAATTGCCAATCCATCGAAAGGAGAGAAGATCTGGAAGTctgtcaatgtcaacaatTTTGTGACGCCTCCCCCAGGGGGCTACGATAAACGCTCGAGCAAGGCGGACGAGTACTCTGTCCTCTACAAGGCGACTGCTGACCCAGAATACCCCGAAGGCTACACGATCCGTGCAAACCTTGGTAACGACCTCCAGATCTCGTTAGAAGTCACTCGACCTGCCTCTATTCCTGGCTACAAGGTTGGAAAGGGCCCAGAGGGAGGATATTCATACTTTGGTGTTGATCCCAAGAAAGCAGATGGATATGTAATCCACCGATTCTGGCCTCGCTTCAAGGCAACAGGACACATCATCCGCAGCGGGCAGGCTGAGTCGATTCAGGGAAGCGGAATGTTCGTGCACGCTATTCAAGGCATGAGGCCTAACCTTGTTGCATCTGCGTGGAACTTTGCGCACTTCCAGAGCGAGGAGCTCGGAGGCGTCTCTGCAATCCAAATGGAATTCACAACAACTGAGACGTACGGTAAGAAGGGTTCAGGATCTGGAGGAGTGGTGGTCAACGTCGGATCTCTGGTGATTGGGAACAAGTTGGCCACTGTCACGGCGGAGACGAAGTGGCCAGGAGAAACTTCTTCGGGTCCTGTCATCTCACGCGCGCATCATCTCAAACCAGAACACGACCCCGACACCAGCTACCAGAAACCTTCAGAAATTGAATATCAATGGAAAGCACCCTCTGTTGTCCCTGATGCTCCTGGTATTGTCGAAGCCAAACTGCACGTCGACCTTGGGACGAACGAAAAACATCAAGGTTTGATTGAGAAGGTGGACATCCTTGCAGAAATTCCATATGTGATTAAAGTTGCCGTAAACTATGTCGCAGGAACGAAGCCCTACATCTACCAG TGGCTGAATAAGACGAAGCTCTCAATCACCGGACCAGAAGCTTTGGCCCCAGGGCTCTCGTCTGGAGTGGAGGTTGCAGGAACGTTGTATAATGAGGCCACTTTTATCTCATAA
- a CDS encoding High-affinity methionine permease, translated as MRKDDVEVEAQGAGPNETTSLLSDVPITTLDEFQAIGAPVERSSVLGREVTLLSAIMLNIGQITGSGIFAVPGVILNSVGSVGVLLLYWILTPIFAYAGISLYSEFASMFPNRSGAEVVYLEQAYPRPRFLVSTAFAATAILTSFSASNSIVFAQYTLSAFNVPITAQNQTVTALAMIFVTIAFVAFSTKWSLRVVNFLTVFKVLSLVFIVATGLAVLLGLTRIEDPYANFHNLFEGTSWNPNSLATAFVKSNHAFVGYNNAFNVLGEVRSKDPVKTVRRAGIISLLSVSVLFLFINIAYVAAVPQEDIRNSGQLIAVLFFQRVFGTTGARTIGHTRVIREVARQGLLPYPGVFTSIRPFGTPLGPIALKGLLTVLVIVAIPARDAFNFVLDLASYPSLVFNCALALGLWALRRRRALANIKPPAFQAKNSIVALYLTSCVLLLLMPWVPPEPGHADVSFWYATYCVAGIGLLGCCGLYYWVWIIFLPRYYGYEIIEEVQYHADGAKNTRLTEHSH; from the exons ATGCGAAAAGACGACGTAGAAGTTGAAGCTCAGGGCGCTGGGCCAAATGAAACTACTTCATTACTCTCAGATGTACCCATTACAACTCTTGATGAATTCCAAGCAATCGGCGCTCCTGTGGAAAGG TCCTCTGTCCTTGGTCGTGAAGTGACCCTATTATCCGCAATTATGCTGAATATCGGTCAGATTACGGG TTCTGGTATCTTTGCTGTACCTGGAGTCATCCTAAACTCAGTTGGCTCAGTCGGGGTTCTGTTGCTTTACTGGATATTAACGCCAATTTTCGCGTACG CTGGAATATCTTTATATAGCGAATTTGCAAGTATGTTTCCAAACAGATCTGGGGCCGAGGTTGTATATCTGGAGCAAGCGTACCCCAGACCCCGCTTTCTTGTTTCCACCGCATTCGCTGCCACCGCAATCCTGACTTC ATTCAGTGCCTCGAATTCAATCGTATTTGCGCAATACACGTTATCTGCCTTCAATGTCCCGATCACAGCTCAAAACCAAACTGTCACCGCGTTAGCTATGATATTCGTGACTATTGCGT TTGTCGCCTTTTCCACCAAATGGTCTCTACGGGTTGTCAACTTTCTTACAGTTTTCAAGGTTTTATCACTAGTTTT CATTGTTGCTACTGGACTGGCAGTATTGCTGGGGTTGACCCGAATTGAGGATCCCTATGCCAATTTCCACAACCTTTTTGAAGGCACTTCGTGGAATCCAAATTCACTTGCCACAGCATTT GTGAAATCAAACCACGCATTTGTTGGTTACAACAATGCTTTCAATGTACTCGGCGAAGTTCGCAGCAAGGATCCTGTCAAAACTGTTCGCAGAGCCGGAATAATCTCTCTTTTATCGGTCTCTGTTTTGTTCTTATTTATAAATATTGCATACGTCGCAGCTGTTCCACAAGAAGACATACGAAACTCTGGGCAGCTCATTGCGGTGTTATTCTTTCAGCGTGTCTTTGGGACTACAGGTGCAAGA ACGATTGGCCACACACGCGTAATTCGAGAGGTCGCCAGACAAGGCTTGTTGCCGTATCCTGGCGTCTTCACGTCTATAAGGCCTTTCGGGACGCCTCTTGGCCCTATAGCACTGAAAGGCCTTTTGACCGTCCTCGTAATTGTTGCTATACCTGCTAGAGATGCGTTTAATTTCGTGTTGGATCTGGCATCTTACCCATCCTTG GTTTTCAATTGCGCTCTGGCGTTAGGTCTATGGGCCCTCCGCCGACGCAGGGCGCTGGCCAACATAAAACCTCCCGCATTTCAGGCCAAAAATTCCATTGTCGCATTGTACCTCACCTCTTGCGTTTTGTTACTCTTAATGCCATG GGTACCACCGGAACCTGGCCATGCTGACGTTTCGTTTTGGTACGCCAC GTACTGTGTGGCGGGTATTGGCCTCCTTGGG TGTTGTGGCTTGTATTACTGGGTGTGGATCATTTTCTTACCCAGGTATTATGGGTATGAAATTATCGAAGAGGTTCAATACCATGCAGACGGTGCGAAGAATACTCGACTG ACGGAGCACTCTCATTAA